Proteins co-encoded in one Halorussus lipolyticus genomic window:
- a CDS encoding Lrp/AsnC family transcriptional regulator, translating into MDERDVTILKAIADLGTGSPEQLSEETDIPVSTIHYRLNNLREEGVIENDLYDLDLEKAGLGVTVLVEVLADYSDSYEDFGEKLLAVEGVTQAYFAMGETDFIVVARLPDSDAVERLISDFEGIDGVERTNSTFVISTLRDTDNPLESYSLETLVEELADE; encoded by the coding sequence ATGGACGAACGCGACGTGACCATCCTGAAGGCCATCGCGGACCTCGGGACCGGAAGCCCCGAGCAACTCAGCGAGGAGACCGACATCCCAGTCTCGACCATCCACTACCGACTCAACAACCTGCGCGAGGAGGGCGTCATCGAGAACGACCTCTACGACCTCGACTTGGAGAAGGCAGGCCTCGGCGTGACCGTCCTCGTGGAGGTGCTGGCCGACTACAGCGACTCCTACGAGGACTTCGGCGAGAAACTACTGGCGGTCGAAGGCGTCACCCAAGCCTACTTCGCCATGGGTGAGACCGACTTTATCGTGGTCGCCCGCCTCCCCGACAGCGATGCTGTCGAACGCCTCATCAGCGACTTCGAAGGCATCGACGGCGTCGAGCGCACCAACTCCACGTTCGTCATCTCGACGCTCCGAGACACCGACAACCCCTTGGAGAGTTACAGTCTGGAGACGCTGGTCGAAGAACTGGCCGACGAGTAG
- the thyX gene encoding FAD-dependent thymidylate synthase, with translation MEVKLLKATEDPEEAICTAARNDYMNGWVGDQSFEEIMASIEGDTMEDKQSTLISHLLEHGHFGPFEHPQAVFAVKGISRSCMAQITRHRHVSFDVQSMRYVSFDDIDPEEVGDGEMIVMPPSIDDPDWIGRNQKGGSVDDETVEKRKEVFESSITESVEAYQELLDLGVPPEDARFVLPIGTKVNMVMSMNPRMLMHVGDMRAAADAQWEIREMTEQVLDLAKEWCPITFDYYEENMKNRKNRLAP, from the coding sequence ATGGAAGTCAAACTACTTAAAGCGACGGAGGACCCGGAGGAGGCAATCTGTACTGCGGCGCGCAACGACTACATGAACGGGTGGGTCGGCGACCAGTCGTTCGAAGAAATCATGGCGTCCATCGAGGGCGACACGATGGAAGACAAACAATCCACGCTCATCAGTCACCTGCTGGAACACGGACATTTCGGTCCCTTCGAACACCCGCAAGCCGTCTTCGCGGTGAAGGGAATCAGTCGGTCGTGCATGGCACAGATAACACGGCATCGCCACGTCAGTTTCGACGTTCAGAGTATGCGGTACGTCTCGTTCGACGACATTGACCCCGAGGAGGTCGGCGACGGCGAGATGATAGTGATGCCGCCCTCGATAGACGACCCCGACTGGATTGGCCGGAACCAGAAAGGCGGGTCGGTTGACGACGAGACCGTCGAAAAGCGCAAGGAGGTGTTCGAGTCCTCGATTACGGAGTCGGTCGAAGCGTATCAGGAACTCCTCGACCTCGGCGTGCCGCCCGAGGACGCCCGATTCGTCCTCCCCATCGGCACGAAAGTCAACATGGTCATGTCGATGAACCCCCGCATGTTAATGCACGTGGGAGATATGCGCGCCGCGGCGGACGCACAGTGGGAAATACGCGAGATGACCGAACAAGTGTTGGATTTAGCGAAAGAGTGGTGTCCCATCACCTTCGACTACTACGAGGAGAACATGAAGAACCGAAAGAATCGACTCGCGCCCTGA
- a CDS encoding DMT family transporter: protein MISSDIQNRIPISAVLFAVLATLWGGSFVAIEIGLHYFPPMVFAGVRYAAAGVVILGYAVMTADRWRPRAREEYLSVAVVGAFVIAGYHGLLYLGEQHVSGAIAAVVVSLSPVLTAGFAGVVLDERLTLPKGLGFTLGVAGVAIVAGLTPTTALSANVVGVGLVLLGAACFALGAVLTRPLRTGLSIAALEGWAMVGGSALLFVAGAVRGESLSAIRLTPTALASFAYLTLLSGVVAFLLYFYLLDDIGPTRLNLVGYLEPVVATLASWAVLGELVSSSTLVGFGAIFAGFAVLNWRQVRGFADSVRSSVEEEVEESAWSGSVGPADD from the coding sequence ATGATTTCGAGTGATATTCAAAACCGTATCCCAATTTCGGCTGTTTTGTTCGCAGTTCTCGCAACTCTCTGGGGCGGGTCGTTCGTCGCCATCGAAATCGGCCTCCACTACTTCCCGCCGATGGTGTTCGCCGGCGTCCGGTACGCCGCCGCGGGCGTGGTCATTCTGGGCTACGCCGTGATGACGGCCGACCGCTGGCGGCCTCGCGCCCGCGAGGAGTACCTCTCGGTCGCCGTAGTCGGCGCGTTCGTCATCGCCGGGTACCACGGCCTGCTCTATCTGGGCGAACAGCACGTCTCGGGCGCGATTGCGGCGGTCGTGGTCAGTCTCTCGCCGGTCCTGACCGCCGGGTTCGCTGGGGTGGTGCTGGACGAGCGCCTGACCCTCCCGAAGGGCCTCGGTTTCACCCTCGGCGTCGCGGGCGTAGCAATCGTGGCGGGTCTGACGCCCACGACTGCCCTCTCGGCGAACGTCGTCGGCGTCGGGTTGGTTCTCCTCGGCGCGGCGTGCTTCGCGCTCGGCGCGGTCCTGACCCGGCCGCTCCGGACCGGACTCTCGATAGCGGCGCTGGAGGGGTGGGCGATGGTCGGCGGGTCGGCCCTACTGTTCGTCGCGGGCGCGGTCCGTGGCGAATCCCTGTCGGCGATTCGGTTGACTCCCACTGCGCTGGCGTCGTTCGCCTACCTGACCCTGCTGTCGGGCGTGGTGGCCTTCCTGCTGTACTTCTACCTGCTCGACGACATCGGTCCGACGCGACTGAATCTGGTGGGGTACCTCGAACCGGTCGTGGCGACGCTGGCGAGTTGGGCCGTGCTGGGCGAGTTGGTGTCGTCCTCGACGCTGGTCGGGTTCGGTGCCATCTTCGCCGGGTTCGCGGTGCTGAACTGGCGACAGGTGCGCGGGTTCGCAGACTCGGTGCGCTCGTCGGTCGAGGAGGAAGTCGAGGAGTCGGCGTGGTCCGGGTCGGTCGGACCCGCTGACGACTAA
- a CDS encoding MBL fold metallo-hydrolase — protein sequence MITNVARGVQAFTSNAFLVEGERTVLVDTGSNFDVVERLRDRDVDLDAVVLTHTHPDHVGNLGAVKEAFGVEAWGFDTDQPGVDHAIEDGETVQLGDDAYVALHTPGHKNDHLCFYSSGAQVLFAGDLIFQNGSFGRTDLEEGDRNQLIESIDRVKDRVDEHLAEMYVGHGPSVTTNPYQDVELAGRAARMR from the coding sequence ATGATTACCAACGTCGCCCGAGGAGTACAGGCATTCACCAGCAACGCCTTTCTCGTGGAAGGCGAGCGGACTGTCCTCGTGGATACCGGGTCGAACTTCGACGTGGTGGAACGACTTCGGGACCGGGATGTGGACCTCGACGCGGTGGTTCTCACCCACACGCACCCGGACCACGTGGGTAATCTCGGCGCAGTCAAGGAGGCCTTCGGCGTCGAGGCGTGGGGCTTCGACACCGACCAACCGGGCGTGGACCACGCCATCGAGGACGGCGAGACGGTCCAACTCGGCGACGACGCCTACGTCGCGCTCCACACGCCGGGGCACAAGAACGACCACCTCTGCTTCTACTCGTCGGGAGCGCAGGTCCTGTTCGCGGGCGACCTGATTTTCCAGAACGGGAGTTTCGGCCGGACCGACTTGGAGGAGGGCGACCGGAATCAGCTAATCGAGAGCATCGACCGCGTGAAGGACCGAGTGGACGAACACCTCGCCGAGATGTACGTCGGTCACGGCCCGAGCGTCACCACCAACCCCTATCAGGACGTGGAGTTAGCGGGGCGCGCGGCCCGGATGCGGTGA